Proteins encoded in a region of the Quercus lobata isolate SW786 chromosome 8, ValleyOak3.0 Primary Assembly, whole genome shotgun sequence genome:
- the LOC115954870 gene encoding 18.5 kDa class I heat shock protein-like yields MLLIPNFLNRRSNLLDPFEGFPPLSSHSNFPSETSSFAAANVDWKETQNAHVFKADVPGLKKEEVKVEIEDGRVLQISGERSQEQEEKSDTWHRVERSSGRFSRRFRLPENAKVEEVKAAMENGVLTVTVPKEEVKRPDVRPIQISD; encoded by the coding sequence atgttgctGATTCCAAATTTCCTCAACCGCCGATCCAACCTCCTCGACCCATTCGAGGGCTTCCCACCGCTCTCCTCTCACTCCAACTTCCCCTCCGAAACGTCGTCGTTCGCCGCCGCCAACGTTGACTGGAAGGAGACCCAGAACGCGCACGTGTTCAAAGCCGACGTGCCTGGGCTGAagaaagaggaagtgaaggttGAGATCGAGGACGGTCGAGTTCTACAGATAAGTGGGGAGAGGAGTCAAGAGCAGGAAGAGAAGAGTGACACGTGGCACCGCGTGGAGCGGAGCAGCGGAAGGTTCTCGAGGAGGTTTAGGCTGCCGGAGAACGCAAAGGTCGAGGAAGTCAAGGCTGCAATGGAGAATGGTGTGCTTACTGTCACTGTGCCCAAAGAGGAAGTCAAGAGGCCTGATGTTAGGCCCATTCAAATTTCTGATTAG
- the LOC115954553 gene encoding 18.5 kDa class I heat shock protein-like — translation MSLIPNFLNRRSNVFDPFSLDVWDPFEGFPQLSSLSNFPSETSSFAAAKVDWKETPNAHVFKADVPGLKKEEVKVEIEEGRVLQISGERSQEQEEKSDTWHRVERSSGRFSRRFRLPENAKVEEVKAAMENGVLTVTVPKEEVKRPDVRPIQISG, via the coding sequence atgtcgCTGATTCCAAATTTCCTCAACCGTCGATCCAACGTCTTCGACCCATTCTCGCTTGACGTGTGGGACCCATTCGAGGGCTTCCCACAACTCTCCTCCCTCTCCAACTTCCCCTCCGAAACGTCGTCGTTCGCCGCCGCTAAAGTGGACTGGAAGGAGACCCCGAACGCGCACGTGTTCAAAGCCGACGTGCCCGGGCTGAagaaagaggaagtgaaggtgGAGATCGAGGAGGGTCGGGTACTGCAGATAAGTGGGGAGAGGAGTCAAGAGCAGGAAGAGAAGAGTGACACGTGGCACCGCGTGGAGCGGAGCAGCGGAAGGTTCTCGAGGAGGTTCAGGCTGCCGGAGAACGCGAAGGTCGAGGAAGTCAAGGCTGCTATGGAGAATGGTGTGCTCACTGTCACTGTGCCCAAGGAGGAAGTTAAGAGGCCTGATGTTAGGCCCATTCAGATTTCTGGTTAG
- the LOC115957825 gene encoding uncharacterized protein LOC115957825 yields MRKLCPNFDREDGLDTVLEVPIPEEMFSNKNNNSSWQNMKSWMKPNGEKSQQAMTTVFGSRNAEIQLLLGVVGAPLIPLPIRADHQPINSNIKDNPIEASVAKYIVQQYIAAVGGEKAMRSIDSMYAMGKVRMGASEFSSGEGSLNNKVVKVKSVRHGGGEMGGFVLWQKRPGLWCLELVVSGCKVSAGSDGNVAWRQTPWHHSHASRGPPRPLRRFLQGLDPMSTANLFSNSVCAGEKTINDEDCFILKLEAESSTLKARSNSNVEIIRHTVWGCFSTRTGLLVQLEDSHLLRIKAPRNESIYWETTMESLIQDYRTIDGINIAHAGKTSVSLFRFGENPESHSRTRMEEVWTIEEVDFNIEGLSKDCFLPPADLEKEEEGCGVTNDDVKLPLMKEEEGCDITSNVKLPLKIRSASFRINSSKVVAIDVEDSDYIESEEE; encoded by the exons ATGAGGAAACTCTGTCCCAACTTTGATCGTGAAGATGGGCTCGACACAGTCCTCGAGGTCCCAATCCCAGAAGAGATGTTCTCCAACAAGAACAACAATAGTTCATGGCAAAACATGAAGTCATGGATGAAACCAAACGGTGAAAAATCACAACAGGCCATGACAACAGTATTTGGAAGCCGAAATGCAGAGATACAACTCTTGCTTGGTGTCGTTGGAGCTCCATTAATCCCTCTTCCTATCCGGGCTGATCACCAACCCATCAACTCCAACATCAAAGACAACCCTATT GAGGCTTCGGTGGCGAAATACATAGTGCAACAGTACATAGCAGCAGTGGGGGGAGAGAAGGCAATGAGGTCAATAGACAGCATGTATGCAATGGGGAAAGTGAGAATGGGTGCGTCAGAGTTCAGTTCAGGTGAAGGTAGCTTGAACAATAAGGTGGTGAAGGTGAAGAGTGTGAGACATGGGGGTGGAGAGATGGGTGGGTTTGTGCTTTGGCAAAAGAGGCCTGGCTTATGGTGCTTGGAGCTTGTGGTCTCTGGTTGCAAAGTCAGTGCCGGTAGTGATGGTAATGTGGCTTGGAGGCAAACCCCTTGGCACCACTCTCACGCTTCACGTGGTCCACCTAGGCCTCTTAGGCGTTTCTTACAG GGTCTTGATCCAATGTCCACAGCAAATTTATTCTCAAATTCAGTCTGCGCTGGTGAGAAGACAATCAACGATGAAGACTGTTTCATACTAAAACTTGAAGCTGAATCCTCAACACTAAAAGCAAGAAGCAACAGCAACGTAGAAATAATCAGGCACACAGTGTGGGGCTGCTTCAGCACAAGAACAGGCCTATTAGTCCAACTAGAAGACTCTCACCTCCTCAGAATCAAAGCCCCAAGAAATGAAAGCATATACTGGGAGACCACAATGGAGTCATTGATCCAAGACTACCGAACCATAGATGGGATTAACATTGCGCACGCGGGCAAGACCTCGGTCTCTTTGTTTAGGTTTGGTGAGAACCCAGAAAGCCATTCTAGGACTCGAATGGAAGAGGTTTGGACAATTGAAGAAGTTGATTTTAACATAGAGGGATTGTCCAAAGATTGTTTCTTGCCTCCTGCTGACttagagaaagaggaagaagggtGTGGTGTAACAAATGATGACGTGAAGTTACCATTAATGAAAGAGGAAGAAGGGTGTGATATAACAAGTAACGTGAAGTTACCATTAAAGATTCGATCGGCTTCTTTTAGGATTAATTCCTCTAAGGTAGTAGCTATCGATGTTGAAGACTCGGATTACATTGAGAGTGAGGAAGAGTAA